CCCAATGCCGCGGCCACGGCCCTGCCCAGTGGCGGCCGGTCGCGCTATCTCAATGCGGCCGCACCCGGTAGTGCGGTCTGCGGCGTCAACTGAGGAATCCCGCATGAACCCAGCTAGCGTCCTGATCGTTGAAGATGACCCGAGCCTGCGTGAAGCACTGTGCGACACGCTGGAACTCGCCGGTTACGCGGTCGCGGTGGCCATGGACGGTCATGCAGCCCTCGAGACTCTGGAGCACGCGTCCATCGGCATGGTGGTCAGCGACGTGCAGATGCCGAACATGGACGGACATGCCCTGCTCAAGCGCATCCGCAGCCGTCATCCGGATCTGCCGGTGGTGCTGATGACGGCCTACGGTACGGTGCAGAAGGCCGTCGATGCCATGCGCAGTGGTGCATCGGACTATCTGCTGAAGCCATTTGCGGCCGCTGTGCTGGTCGATATGGTGAACCGCTATCTGCCGACTGCACCTGACGAGGATACAGGTATGGTCGCCGAGGACCGCCGCAGCCGTGAGCTGCTGGCGGTCACCAACCGCGTGGCCAGGACCGATGCGACCGTGATGATTGCCGGTGAGTCCGGTACCGGCAAAGAGGTGCTGGCGCAGCATATCCACGCCCGGTCGCAGCGGGCCAAAGGACCGTTCGTCGCCATCAATTGCGCCGCCATTCCCGAGAATATGCTGGAGGCGATGCTGTTCGGTTACGAGAAGGGCGCCTTCACCGGTGCGTACCAGGCCCATGCAGGCAAGTTCGAGCAGGCCCAGGGCGGCACTCTGCTGCTCGACGAGATCTCCGAAATGGACCTGGCGCTGCAGGCAAAACTGCTGCGCGTATTGCAGGAACGCGAGGTCGAGCGCCTGGGTGGGCGCACAGTCATTGCCCTGGACGTGCGGGTCATCGCCACCACCAACCGTAATCTGCGCGACGAAGTGGCCGCCGGCCGTTTCCGCGAGGATCTGTTCTACCGTCTCAATGTGCTGCCGCTGCGCATCGCGCCGTTGCGGGAGCGCCGGCGCGATATCCTGCCCATCGCGCAGCGGTTGATCGAGAAGCATTGCCCATCCGGCCGGCCGCTGCCGCTGCTCTGCCCCAATGCCGAGCAGCGGCTGCTCACACATCCCTGGCCGGGCAATGTGCGTGAGCTGGAGAACGTTCTGCAGCGCGCCATCATCCTCATGTCCGGTGATTGCATCGAGACAGTGGATCTGCACTTCGAGGTCTGTGGCGGTGAGCTTTCCATTGCCACGACGCCGTGGGACACGCCGGCCCAGGCCCCCGGGTCCGAATCCGGGTCCGAATCCGGGCCTGAAGCCGAGGGCTTGGATCGGGATCTGCGCAGTCGCGAACAGGAGTTGATCCTGGAGGCGCTGGCGGCCGGCAACGGCAGCCGTAAGACGGCGGCGGAACGTCTCGGCATCAGCCCGCGCACGCTGCGCTACAAGCTGGCGCGCATGCGCGAGGCCGGCATTGCCCTGCCCGGCTGACCCGGGGCTGAAGCGAGTT
This sequence is a window from Gammaproteobacteria bacterium. Protein-coding genes within it:
- a CDS encoding sigma-54 dependent transcriptional regulator, giving the protein MNPASVLIVEDDPSLREALCDTLELAGYAVAVAMDGHAALETLEHASIGMVVSDVQMPNMDGHALLKRIRSRHPDLPVVLMTAYGTVQKAVDAMRSGASDYLLKPFAAAVLVDMVNRYLPTAPDEDTGMVAEDRRSRELLAVTNRVARTDATVMIAGESGTGKEVLAQHIHARSQRAKGPFVAINCAAIPENMLEAMLFGYEKGAFTGAYQAHAGKFEQAQGGTLLLDEISEMDLALQAKLLRVLQEREVERLGGRTVIALDVRVIATTNRNLRDEVAAGRFREDLFYRLNVLPLRIAPLRERRRDILPIAQRLIEKHCPSGRPLPLLCPNAEQRLLTHPWPGNVRELENVLQRAIILMSGDCIETVDLHFEVCGGELSIATTPWDTPAQAPGSESGSESGPEAEGLDRDLRSREQELILEALAAGNGSRKTAAERLGISPRTLRYKLARMREAGIALPG